A region from the Parasphingopyxis sp. CP4 genome encodes:
- a CDS encoding class II aldolase/adducin family protein, with protein MATTIAPSNDEMTKEEWEARQELAACYRIFAMMGWDEAIFNHITVKVPNEDGAFLINPYGLHFSEVKASNLVKIDIEGNKLDGSEFPVNKAGFVQHSLFHKHLKDAHCIIHTHTTATMAVCSMEGGLQPVNFYACNFIGRISYHDFEGVTVREEEGERLLENLGDNRILMLKNHGPVLIARSLPLALIQYWALQRACEIQVATMTAGDPVVVSQEVVDVHQRDLFQTQASAEPGRAEFDAWVRQIDKIDTSWRE; from the coding sequence ATGGCCACGACAATCGCCCCGTCCAATGATGAGATGACCAAGGAAGAATGGGAGGCACGGCAGGAGCTGGCCGCCTGCTATCGAATCTTCGCCATGATGGGCTGGGACGAAGCCATCTTCAACCACATCACGGTTAAAGTGCCCAATGAAGACGGGGCCTTTCTGATCAACCCCTATGGGCTGCATTTTTCAGAGGTGAAGGCCTCCAATCTCGTCAAGATCGATATCGAGGGCAACAAGCTCGATGGCAGCGAGTTTCCGGTCAACAAGGCGGGCTTCGTCCAGCACAGCCTGTTCCACAAGCATTTGAAGGATGCCCATTGCATCATCCACACCCATACCACGGCGACCATGGCGGTCTGCTCAATGGAGGGTGGGCTTCAGCCGGTGAACTTCTATGCCTGCAACTTTATTGGCCGGATTTCCTATCATGACTTCGAAGGCGTCACGGTGCGCGAAGAGGAAGGTGAGCGGCTGCTCGAAAATCTCGGCGACAACCGGATCCTGATGCTCAAGAACCATGGTCCGGTCCTGATCGCGCGCAGCCTGCCGCTGGCGCTGATCCAATATTGGGCGCTGCAGCGGGCCTGCGAGATCCAGGTTGCCACGATGACTGCCGGCGATCCGGTCGTCGTATCGCAGGAGGTGGTCGATGTGCACCAGCGCGATCTGTTCCAGACCCAGGCTTCGGCCGAACCGGGTCGGGCGGAATTCGATGCCTGGGTGCGCCAGATCGACAAGATCGACACCAGCTGGCGGGAGTAA
- a CDS encoding histidine phosphatase family protein, with protein sequence MKRLILLRHAKSSWDDPVKRDFDRPLNAKGKRAAQLMGEHMQEEGVMFDAVIASPAVRVVETLESVAKGYGEKIEPEWDRRAYLASNMTLLDIVHEASDEHDAIILAGHNSGLEDLVLLLVPDSKGDAARAAVEEKFPTCALAEMEFDVDGWEDLAPGTGRLLRYVRPRDLDSELGPDDPK encoded by the coding sequence ATGAAGCGCCTGATCCTGCTGCGTCACGCCAAATCGAGCTGGGATGACCCGGTTAAGCGCGATTTTGACCGCCCACTCAATGCCAAGGGCAAGCGGGCGGCGCAGCTGATGGGCGAGCATATGCAAGAGGAAGGCGTGATGTTCGATGCCGTCATCGCCTCACCGGCCGTCCGCGTCGTTGAAACCCTGGAAAGCGTGGCCAAGGGCTATGGCGAGAAGATCGAGCCTGAATGGGATCGCCGCGCCTATCTGGCCTCCAACATGACACTGCTCGACATTGTCCATGAGGCGTCCGATGAACATGACGCAATCATCCTGGCGGGCCATAATTCCGGGCTTGAGGACCTGGTCCTTCTGCTCGTGCCGGACAGCAAGGGCGATGCGGCCCGCGCTGCGGTCGAGGAGAAATTCCCGACCTGTGCGCTCGCTGAGATGGAGTTCGACGTCGATGGTTGGGAAGATCTAGCGCCAGGCACCGGCAGATTGCTCCGCTATGTGCGACCGCGTGATCTTGATTCAGAGCTCGGCCCGGACGATCCCAAGTAG
- a CDS encoding DUF885 family protein: MNRTPFRYLSIALLASTAFAAVPAQADHHGATEAADAEMTEDQRLRALFAASDEDNLRRNPIAALFRGDMRYADRLGDFLTDEYIAGELGAAQSELAALREIDRDALTQTNQIAYDIFERGREEQIRDFSPELLALTLVRPVNHFSGFHTFYPTIATTNGPVPFGTVEDYENNLSRHRDFIAISDRAIARFREGMESGVFESQMTIGRVIEQLDGQLAQGVDESPYFTPAQNFPEDFSAEDQTRLEAAYRQATQDILDSYTRMRDFLRDEYLPLAREGVGLSHMQGGDQLYAQMVRDTTTLDLTPDYIHNLGLAEVARITRGFEAVRDEVGFEGTLAEFFEHIRTDPQFKPETREWLGEEYYRIGERVDTRINELFQTLPTSPLEIRAVEPFREATAAGGSYRGGTPDGSRPGIFYYNAYNLEERLTPGMETLYLHEGAPGHHFQISLAQENEDLPNFMRFGGNTAFVEGWALYSETLGPELGLFTDPYQRFGHLNDEMLRAMRLVVDTGLHSKGWTREQAIEYMLANSGMTNVEATSEVERYIAIPSQALAYKVGALTIQALRAQAEAALGDAFDIRAFHEQVLDTGALPMAVLQNKIYDWIEANGGERPSGVDLMAVHGSAD, encoded by the coding sequence ATGAACCGCACACCCTTTCGCTATTTGAGCATAGCCCTTCTCGCTTCGACCGCCTTTGCGGCTGTACCGGCTCAGGCCGATCATCATGGTGCCACTGAGGCCGCCGATGCTGAAATGACAGAAGATCAGCGCCTACGTGCCCTCTTTGCGGCCAGCGATGAGGACAATCTCCGCCGCAACCCGATCGCCGCCTTGTTCCGCGGGGACATGCGCTATGCTGATCGCCTCGGTGATTTCCTGACCGATGAATATATTGCTGGCGAACTCGGTGCGGCGCAGAGCGAACTTGCCGCCCTTCGTGAAATCGATCGCGACGCGCTCACCCAAACCAACCAGATTGCCTATGATATTTTCGAACGCGGTCGCGAAGAGCAGATCCGCGATTTCTCGCCGGAGTTGCTGGCGCTGACACTGGTTCGTCCCGTCAATCACTTCTCCGGATTCCACACTTTCTATCCGACCATCGCGACCACCAACGGCCCTGTGCCGTTCGGTACGGTCGAGGATTATGAGAATAATCTCAGCCGTCACCGGGATTTCATCGCAATCAGTGATCGCGCCATTGCACGGTTCCGCGAAGGGATGGAATCGGGCGTTTTTGAAAGCCAGATGACGATCGGCCGGGTGATCGAACAGCTTGACGGGCAGCTCGCCCAGGGCGTGGACGAAAGTCCTTACTTCACCCCGGCACAAAACTTCCCGGAAGATTTTTCGGCGGAAGATCAGACCCGGCTTGAAGCCGCCTATCGCCAGGCAACCCAGGATATTCTCGATAGCTACACGCGGATGCGTGATTTCCTGCGCGACGAATATCTGCCGCTTGCGCGCGAAGGGGTTGGCCTGAGCCATATGCAGGGCGGCGATCAGCTCTATGCCCAGATGGTCCGTGATACGACGACGCTCGATCTGACGCCGGACTATATTCACAATCTCGGCCTTGCCGAAGTCGCGCGCATTACGCGTGGGTTCGAAGCAGTTCGCGATGAAGTCGGCTTTGAAGGCACGCTTGCAGAATTCTTCGAGCACATCCGCACCGATCCGCAGTTCAAACCGGAAACCCGTGAATGGCTGGGTGAGGAATATTACCGGATTGGCGAACGCGTCGATACGCGCATCAATGAGCTGTTCCAAACCTTGCCGACCAGCCCGCTGGAAATTCGTGCGGTTGAGCCGTTCCGCGAAGCGACAGCAGCCGGTGGATCCTATCGCGGTGGTACGCCCGATGGATCCCGTCCGGGCATCTTCTATTACAATGCCTATAATCTCGAAGAACGCCTGACACCGGGAATGGAAACCCTGTATCTCCACGAAGGTGCGCCGGGACATCACTTCCAGATCAGCCTTGCCCAGGAAAATGAAGATCTACCGAACTTCATGCGCTTTGGTGGCAACACGGCCTTTGTTGAAGGTTGGGCGCTCTATTCCGAAACCCTTGGACCGGAACTGGGTCTCTTCACCGATCCCTATCAGCGCTTTGGCCATCTCAACGACGAGATGCTCCGCGCAATGCGGCTGGTTGTCGACACTGGCCTGCATTCCAAGGGTTGGACGCGGGAACAGGCGATCGAATATATGCTTGCCAATTCAGGCATGACCAATGTCGAGGCAACATCGGAAGTCGAACGCTATATCGCGATCCCGAGCCAGGCACTGGCATACAAGGTCGGCGCACTGACGATCCAGGCACTGCGTGCCCAGGCCGAAGCCGCACTTGGCGATGCGTTCGATATTCGCGCGTTCCACGAACAGGTGCTCGATACCGGCGCGCTGCCGATGGCTGTGCTTCAGAACAAGATCTATGATTGGATCGAAGCCAATGGCGGCGAACGTCCAAGCGGTGTCGACTTGATGGCCGTGCATGGATCAGCCGACTAG
- a CDS encoding ATP-dependent DNA helicase yields MAESDVPLPYRALHATHGGIWIASSDGEIRESGRGEAIAAAAETPMIVLNAPMTGQRLGYSELSGLDLLELFAFVHPARFTVPTPTGIARTLGLPVPEDDEDAAMLLLDAAKHLLDTLSWKDWGEREGAWTSAQSLFRLRWPWAAAVAERIEKPKQAERWLFSRLPEWEDQPPRPAPQTLTMDEHQTVDRLETLVGEDAERREGQRDYARAAAQSFNPRPAPGKPNMLIAEAGTGIGKTLGYLAPASLWAEQADGAVWLSTYTKALQRQLDRETERIFPDPVERREKVVVRKGRENYLCLLNLEDALQGGFAGRAAILAQLVARWAAYSKDGDMVGGDLPGWLTTLFRRAGATALTDRRGECVFAGCPHYRKCFIERSSRAAENADLVIANHALVMIMAERRREDSAALTRIVFDEGHHLFDAADSTFSAALTGQEAIELRRWIIGPEGKHRGRRRGLSARLMDVASYDEAGGEAIEAANAAAAALPGDSWLGRIAEGIPLGPIEKLLAAVRATVYSRASAQDAGYGLETEAAELDGALIAAVGAASEALESLHRPLAILRQRLEAVLEDAPDWLDSQARARIEGAMMGLTLRGQMIASWIALLARLGGPADPDFVDWLAIDRYEGREYDIGLHRHWLDPTKPLADTVIKPAHGLIVTSATLKGGEDWDAAETRAGAQHLDFAPDRFDAPSPFDYGANSEVLIVTDVKKGDLAALAGAYAKLIEAANGGTLGLFTAIARLKAVHARIADRLARNGLPLFSQHVDPIDTGTLIDIFRDDPHASLLGTDALRDGVDVPGHSLRLVLLETVPWPRPTVLHAARKLANGGNAYVDRVVRARLAQAFGRLIRRTDDKGMFVLLSAATPSRLLTAFPEGTPVARVPLDEAVARVAARLSSVTDFGQQVTKPKPVETK; encoded by the coding sequence GTGGCTGAATCAGACGTCCCTCTACCCTATCGCGCGCTCCATGCCACCCATGGCGGCATTTGGATAGCCTCGTCCGATGGCGAGATTCGCGAAAGCGGACGCGGCGAAGCCATTGCCGCAGCCGCCGAAACGCCGATGATCGTCCTCAACGCCCCGATGACGGGTCAAAGGCTTGGTTACTCCGAACTATCCGGCCTCGATCTTCTTGAACTCTTTGCCTTTGTCCATCCCGCCCGTTTCACTGTGCCAACGCCGACCGGCATTGCGCGCACCCTTGGCCTGCCTGTTCCCGAGGACGATGAGGATGCTGCAATGCTGCTCCTCGACGCAGCGAAGCATTTACTCGACACGCTGAGCTGGAAAGACTGGGGAGAGCGTGAAGGCGCCTGGACATCGGCGCAGAGCCTGTTCCGCTTGCGCTGGCCCTGGGCAGCCGCAGTGGCGGAGCGGATCGAGAAACCGAAACAGGCCGAGCGCTGGCTTTTCTCCCGCCTGCCCGAATGGGAGGACCAGCCGCCCCGACCGGCGCCGCAAACTCTAACCATGGACGAGCATCAAACCGTCGATCGGCTGGAAACACTGGTCGGCGAAGATGCCGAACGCCGCGAAGGCCAGCGCGACTATGCCCGCGCGGCGGCCCAGTCATTCAACCCACGCCCCGCACCCGGAAAGCCCAATATGCTGATCGCCGAAGCCGGCACCGGGATTGGCAAAACGCTCGGTTATCTGGCGCCGGCTTCGTTATGGGCCGAGCAGGCGGACGGCGCGGTCTGGCTCTCCACCTATACCAAGGCACTGCAGCGCCAGCTCGATCGCGAGACCGAGCGGATATTCCCCGATCCTGTCGAACGGCGCGAAAAGGTCGTGGTCCGCAAGGGGCGCGAAAATTATCTCTGCCTGCTCAACCTTGAAGATGCGCTGCAAGGTGGGTTCGCCGGGCGGGCTGCGATCCTGGCTCAGCTCGTCGCGCGCTGGGCCGCATACAGCAAGGATGGCGATATGGTCGGCGGTGATTTGCCGGGCTGGCTGACAACACTTTTCCGCCGGGCCGGTGCCACCGCGCTGACCGACCGGCGCGGTGAGTGCGTCTTTGCTGGCTGCCCGCATTACCGCAAATGTTTCATCGAACGCTCGTCGCGCGCCGCAGAAAATGCCGATCTTGTCATCGCCAACCACGCGCTGGTGATGATCATGGCGGAGCGGCGACGCGAGGATTCAGCCGCGCTCACCCGCATCGTCTTTGATGAGGGCCATCACCTGTTCGACGCCGCGGACTCGACCTTTTCTGCGGCACTGACTGGTCAAGAAGCGATCGAGCTAAGGCGCTGGATCATCGGGCCGGAGGGCAAGCATCGCGGCAGGCGGCGGGGCCTCTCCGCCCGGTTGATGGATGTAGCCTCCTATGATGAGGCCGGCGGCGAAGCGATCGAGGCCGCCAATGCCGCCGCTGCCGCCTTGCCGGGCGATAGCTGGCTGGGCCGAATTGCCGAGGGCATTCCCTTGGGGCCGATCGAGAAGCTGCTCGCTGCTGTTCGCGCGACGGTCTATTCACGGGCGAGCGCTCAGGATGCGGGCTATGGGCTTGAGACCGAGGCCGCGGAGCTCGACGGCGCGCTGATCGCCGCCGTCGGCGCGGCCAGCGAGGCGCTGGAAAGCCTGCACCGACCGCTCGCTATTCTGCGCCAACGCCTGGAAGCGGTTCTCGAGGATGCTCCCGATTGGCTCGACAGCCAGGCCCGAGCGCGGATCGAAGGCGCGATGATGGGGCTCACGCTGCGCGGCCAGATGATCGCCTCCTGGATTGCCTTGCTTGCCCGGCTAGGTGGACCGGCAGATCCCGATTTTGTCGATTGGCTCGCGATCGATCGCTATGAAGGCCGCGAATATGATATCGGCCTCCATCGCCACTGGCTGGACCCGACCAAGCCACTGGCCGACACCGTCATCAAGCCCGCCCATGGGCTGATCGTCACCTCAGCCACGTTGAAAGGCGGAGAGGATTGGGATGCCGCCGAGACGCGCGCGGGCGCTCAGCATCTCGATTTTGCACCCGATCGTTTCGATGCGCCGAGCCCGTTCGACTATGGCGCCAATAGCGAGGTGCTCATCGTTACGGACGTCAAAAAAGGCGACCTTGCCGCCCTTGCGGGTGCCTATGCCAAGTTGATCGAGGCGGCCAATGGTGGGACGCTCGGTCTGTTTACGGCTATCGCGCGCCTGAAAGCCGTCCATGCCCGGATCGCGGATCGGCTGGCGCGCAACGGATTGCCGCTCTTCAGCCAGCATGTGGATCCGATTGATACCGGAACGCTGATCGACATATTCCGCGACGATCCGCACGCCTCGCTCTTGGGCACAGACGCGCTGCGCGACGGGGTTGATGTGCCCGGCCACTCGCTGAGACTCGTTCTCCTGGAAACCGTGCCCTGGCCGCGGCCGACCGTGCTCCATGCGGCGCGCAAGCTGGCCAATGGCGGAAACGCCTATGTCGACCGGGTTGTCCGTGCGCGCCTTGCCCAGGCCTTTGGGCGGTTGATCCGACGCACGGATGATAAGGGCATGTTCGTATTGCTGTCGGCCGCCACCCCGTCTCGCCTCCTGACCGCCTTTCCCGAAGGGACACCAGTTGCACGCGTCCCGCTCGACGAAGCCGTTGCCCGCGTGGCCGCGCGACTTTCTTCTGTCACGGATTTCGGGCAACAGGTGACAAAGCCCAAACCCGTGGAGACTAAATGA
- a CDS encoding (2Fe-2S)-binding protein, translated as MTRMTVNGQPVHYRMDPRTPLLWALRDASNLTGTKYGCGIGVCGACTVNLDGRAVRSCQLTIADAEGAFITTIEALSRARDHPVQQAWIENMVPQCGYCQSGVIMAVAALIDSNSNPSDDEIDEAITNICRCGTYPRMREAIRLAARVSRGEERLAAAPPPGIDPEDAAANVDALTPPDDSETDDPGRIVSD; from the coding sequence ATGACCCGCATGACCGTCAACGGCCAGCCCGTGCATTATCGTATGGATCCACGCACGCCTCTGCTTTGGGCGCTCCGCGATGCCTCAAACTTGACCGGAACCAAATATGGCTGCGGGATCGGCGTATGCGGAGCGTGCACGGTCAATCTTGATGGTCGGGCCGTCCGGTCCTGCCAGCTCACCATTGCTGATGCGGAAGGCGCGTTCATCACGACGATCGAGGCGCTGTCCCGAGCCCGAGACCATCCCGTCCAGCAGGCATGGATCGAGAATATGGTGCCGCAATGCGGCTATTGTCAGTCCGGTGTGATCATGGCGGTGGCTGCATTGATCGACAGTAATTCCAATCCCAGCGATGATGAGATTGACGAGGCCATCACCAATATCTGTCGCTGTGGAACCTATCCACGTATGCGCGAAGCGATCCGGCTGGCCGCGCGTGTGTCGCGGGGAGAAGAGCGGTTGGCAGCCGCACCGCCACCGGGAATTGATCCTGAAGATGCGGCCGCAAATGTCGATGCGCTCACGCCGCCAGACGATAGCGAAACCGATGATCCTGGGCGTATCGTTTCGGATTAA
- a CDS encoding 2OG-Fe(II) oxygenase, with translation MSITDKSILAERNREIIAHIENHPDIQRVPTRNIDIYTCRNFLSDEECQLLVEKIDRDARPSTLLSSTDDTEFRTSSSTDFNRQEPAIDRIEKKITQFMGIPEVNGETIQGQRYEVGQQFKPHNDWFYHDQDYWKTEKDQGGQRIWTAMVFLNDTQVGGATRFKRLGKMFHAEKGKLLCWNNLTYEGDPNEWALHQGMKVRKGVKYIITKWFREMPWIQGAPSQYG, from the coding sequence ATGAGCATCACCGACAAGTCCATATTGGCCGAGCGGAACCGCGAGATTATCGCGCATATTGAGAATCATCCGGATATCCAGCGGGTGCCGACGCGCAATATCGATATTTATACTTGTCGCAATTTCCTGTCCGATGAAGAATGCCAGTTGCTGGTCGAGAAGATCGATCGCGATGCGCGGCCGTCAACACTCCTCTCGAGCACCGACGATACCGAGTTTCGCACCAGCTCCAGCACCGATTTCAATCGACAGGAACCGGCGATCGATCGGATCGAAAAGAAGATCACGCAATTTATGGGTATTCCAGAGGTCAATGGCGAAACGATTCAAGGCCAGCGTTATGAAGTTGGCCAGCAGTTCAAGCCGCATAATGACTGGTTCTACCATGACCAGGATTATTGGAAGACCGAGAAGGATCAGGGCGGCCAGCGGATCTGGACGGCGATGGTTTTCCTCAATGACACCCAGGTCGGCGGTGCGACGCGGTTCAAGCGGCTCGGCAAGATGTTCCATGCCGAGAAGGGTAAACTCCTATGCTGGAACAATTTGACCTATGAGGGCGATCCCAATGAATGGGCGCTCCACCAAGGGATGAAGGTTCGCAAGGGCGTCAAATATATCATCACCAAATGGTTCCGCGAGATGCCCTGGATCCAGGGTGCGCCCAGCCAGTACGGATAA
- a CDS encoding amidohydrolase family protein, with the protein MLRLFSIAALLCAATAAPAQDGTTFIHAGSVITEAGSAARGPSTITVREGRVVSIDDGHTPADEGTELVDLSGHTVLPGLIEMHSHLGGNPGTDYRDQTVETQEWSAVLAVTNMAITARAGFTTVRVPGIGSDVGHALRRATAEGRLPGPRILTSGRGLSIIGGHGDVSGFREDVLAVLDGHNTCTGAVECAARVREAGRRGSDFIKITATGGVLSQQARGLDQHFTDEEMRAIVTTAHGLGMHVAAHAHGPRGIEAAARAGVDTIEHGTFADDAALEAMRVNGTAFVPTLMAYTGIRERLGTGVFTPQVEVKVRETLSVVGQAARNAHARGVRVVFGTDAGVFEHGRNAEEFAMYVDLVGMTPTEVLRSATIGAAEVLGMEEEIGRLAPGYSADLIAVRGDPQADISALNDVDYVMVRGRPIE; encoded by the coding sequence ATGCTACGTCTATTTTCGATCGCTGCTCTGTTGTGCGCTGCCACTGCCGCTCCGGCACAAGACGGCACCACCTTCATCCATGCCGGAAGCGTGATTACCGAAGCTGGATCAGCTGCGCGCGGTCCTTCTACGATCACCGTCCGCGAAGGCCGTGTGGTCAGTATCGATGATGGTCATACGCCCGCCGATGAAGGCACGGAACTGGTCGATCTTTCCGGGCACACCGTTCTCCCAGGTTTGATCGAGATGCATTCGCATTTGGGCGGCAATCCCGGCACGGATTATCGTGACCAGACGGTGGAGACCCAAGAATGGAGTGCCGTACTTGCCGTGACTAATATGGCGATCACGGCGCGCGCAGGGTTCACCACCGTCCGTGTTCCGGGCATCGGCAGCGATGTCGGCCATGCGTTGCGCCGGGCCACCGCCGAGGGACGATTGCCGGGTCCGCGCATCCTGACATCGGGTCGCGGCCTGTCGATCATTGGCGGCCATGGCGATGTGTCGGGGTTCCGTGAAGATGTCCTCGCCGTGCTCGATGGCCATAACACCTGCACAGGCGCAGTCGAATGCGCCGCGCGGGTCCGTGAGGCAGGGCGGCGCGGAAGCGATTTCATCAAAATCACCGCAACCGGCGGGGTGCTGAGCCAGCAGGCGCGCGGCCTCGACCAGCATTTCACCGATGAAGAGATGCGCGCGATTGTAACGACCGCGCATGGGCTTGGCATGCATGTCGCGGCGCACGCCCATGGCCCGCGTGGGATCGAGGCGGCTGCACGTGCCGGCGTCGATACGATCGAACATGGAACCTTTGCCGATGATGCTGCGCTTGAGGCGATGCGCGTGAACGGAACCGCCTTTGTGCCGACGCTGATGGCCTATACCGGAATCCGCGAACGGCTGGGTACCGGGGTCTTTACGCCGCAAGTCGAAGTGAAGGTTCGCGAAACATTATCGGTCGTCGGCCAGGCAGCGCGCAATGCCCATGCGCGGGGTGTCCGGGTTGTCTTCGGCACCGATGCTGGAGTGTTTGAGCATGGTCGCAATGCCGAAGAATTTGCCATGTATGTCGATCTGGTCGGCATGACGCCAACCGAAGTCTTGCGCTCGGCGACGATTGGAGCGGCAGAAGTGCTTGGCATGGAAGAAGAGATCGGGCGCCTGGCACCTGGTTATTCTGCCGATCTGATCGCCGTGCGTGGCGATCCGCAGGCTGACATCTCTGCTTTGAACGATGTCGATTATGTCATGGTGCGCGGTCGGCCGATCGAATAG
- the rpsU gene encoding 30S ribosomal protein S21 yields the protein MQVSVRDNNVDQALRALKKKLQREGVYREMKLRRHYEKPSEKRARERAAAIRRARKLERKRMERDGI from the coding sequence ATGCAAGTTTCAGTTCGCGACAATAATGTTGATCAGGCGCTCCGCGCGCTCAAGAAGAAGCTGCAGCGCGAAGGTGTGTATCGCGAAATGAAGCTGCGCCGGCATTATGAAAAGCCGTCCGAAAAGCGCGCCCGGGAGCGTGCCGCTGCAATTCGCCGCGCCCGTAAGCTGGAGCGCAAGCGGATGGAACGCGACGGAATTTAG
- a CDS encoding RcnB family protein, whose amino-acid sequence MRIKLVALLLAASAGIPALTVPAQAQNFREGALANANAPAIEVAMLQRGERRANRQGNRANRTERRANRANRQANRANRAERRANRANRQANRANRTERRANRANRQGNRANRQGNRANRTERRANRGNAQGNRVNRTERRANRGNAQGNRVNRTERRANRGNAQGNRVNRTERRANRPNRQVDRRQDRRADRRIDRRQDRRADRRYERRQDRRADRRYERRQDRRYDRRRAERRYDRRWNRRAWRSDRRYNWRHYRNYNRNLYRLGRYYAPYRGYRYRRFDIGLYIGAAFFGSRYWLDDPWRYRLPAAYGTYRWIRYYDDVLLIDTRDGYVVDVIHDFFY is encoded by the coding sequence ATGCGTATCAAGCTGGTCGCTTTGTTGCTGGCGGCGAGTGCGGGAATACCGGCTCTCACCGTTCCGGCACAAGCACAGAATTTTAGGGAAGGCGCACTTGCCAATGCCAATGCACCTGCGATTGAAGTAGCGATGCTGCAGCGTGGCGAACGCCGGGCCAATCGGCAAGGCAACCGCGCTAACCGAACAGAGCGTCGCGCCAATCGTGCGAACCGCCAAGCCAATCGCGCCAACCGGGCGGAACGCCGAGCCAATCGTGCGAACCGTCAAGCCAATCGCGCCAATCGGACGGAGCGTCGCGCCAATCGTGCGAACCGCCAAGGTAATCGCGCGAATCGCCAAGGAAATCGCGCGAACCGAACCGAGCGTCGCGCCAATCGCGGGAACGCCCAGGGCAATCGGGTAAATCGGACCGAGCGTCGCGCCAATCGCGGGAACGCCCAGGGCAATCGGGTAAATCGGACCGAGCGTCGCGCCAATCGCGGGAACGCCCAGGGCAATCGCGTAAATCGGACCGAGCGCCGCGCCAACCGACCCAATCGCCAGGTCGATCGCCGCCAGGATCGGCGCGCGGATCGCCGCATTGATCGGCGTCAGGACCGGCGTGCAGATCGCCGCTACGAACGCCGCCAGGATCGTCGTGCGGATCGTCGCTATGAACGGCGCCAGGATCGTCGCTATGATCGTCGCCGGGCAGAACGGCGCTATGATCGGCGCTGGAACCGCAGGGCATGGCGTTCGGATCGTCGCTACAATTGGCGGCATTATCGCAACTATAACCGTAACCTCTATCGGCTTGGTCGCTACTATGCGCCGTATCGGGGATATCGCTATCGGCGGTTCGACATCGGCCTCTATATCGGCGCTGCCTTCTTCGGATCGCGCTACTGGCTGGATGATCCATGGCGCTACCGCTTGCCTGCGGCCTATGGGACCTATCGCTGGATCCGTTACTATGACGATGTCCTGCTGATCGACACCAGAGACGGCTATGTCGTCGATGTGATCCACGACTTCTTCTACTAG